In Microbacterium sp. ABRD28, the genomic stretch AGCGCCCGGACGATCCGCATTCCCTGAAGCTATCGGACGAGTGCACCCTCGCGGGGAGGGGGCGCACCCTCGCGGGCAGGGAGTGCACTCTCGCGGGCAGGGGGCGCACTCTCGCGCAGACGAGTGCACCCTCGCGGGGAGGGAGGGGTCAGTCCTCGAGGATCGCCTCGATGACCTCGTCCTCCTCTGCCGCTCCGCCGCCCGACCCCGCCGCAGGACCGTCGCTGGTGAGCACCAGCGCCGACCCGTCGGCGGCGACGTCGACGCGCACCAGGTCGCCGTCGCGCACCCCGCCCGAGAGGATCGCCATCGCGAGGCGGTCCTGGATCTCGGACTGGATGAGACGACGCAGCGGCCGCGCCCCGAACACCGGGTCGTACCCGCGCTCGGCGAGCCACGCGCGCGCGTCGGGAGTGACGGCCAGCGTCAGACGCCGGTCCTTCAGCCGCCGCTGCAGCAGGTCGACGGCGAGCTCCACGATCTGGGCGAGGTCGTCCTCGGTGAGGGCCTGGAAGATCACGATGTCGTCGAGGCGGTTGATGAACTCCGGCTTGAACGCCTGACGGACCAGCGCCTGCACCTGCTCGCGCTTGACCTCGGTCGACAGCGTCGGGTCGATGAGGATCGGCGACCCCAGGTTCGAGGTGAGGATCACGATCACGTTCTTGAAGTCGACCGTGCGCCCCTGCCCATCGGTCAGGCGCCCGTCATCCATCACCTGCAGCAGCACGTCGAACACCTCGGGGTGCGCCTTCTCGACCTCGTCGAGCAGCACCACCGAATACGGACGCCGCCGCACAGCCTCGGTGAGCTGACCGCCCTGCTCGTACCCGATGTACCCGGGAGGAGCGCCGACGAGCCGCGAGACCGAGTGCTTCTCGCCGTACTCCGACATGTCGATGCGCACCATGGCGTGCTCGTCGTCGAAGAGGAACTCCGCGAGCGCCTTGGCCAGCTCGGTCTTGCCGACGCCGGTCGGGCCGAGAAAGAGGAACGACCCCGTCGGCCGGTTCGGGTCGCTGATGCCCGCGCGAGACCTGCGCACCGCGTCGGACACCGCGCGCACCGCCTCGCGCTGACCGATGATGCGCTTGCCCAGCTCCTTCTCCAGGTGCAGCAGGCGCTCGGTCTCGCCCTGCATGAGGCGACCGACCGGAATGCCGGTCCACGCCGCGATCACGGCGGCGATGTCCTCCTCGGTCACCTGGTCGTTGACCATCCGGTCACCGGCGGGCTCCTCGCGCTCGGCCTCGACGAGGTCGCGCTCGAGCCGGGGGATCTCGGCGTAGAGGATGCGCGAGGCCTTCTCGAGGTTGCCCTCGCGCTGCGCGCGCTCGGCCTCGATGCGCGCAGCATCCAGCCGGGTCTTCAGGTCGCCGACCTTGTTCAGCGACGACCGCTCCCGCTCCCACCGCGCCTGCAGCTCGTCGAGCTTCGCCTGTTCCCCCGCGAGGCTGTCGCGCAGCACCGCGAGACGCTCGCGCGAGGCGTCATCCTTCTCCTTCTTCAGCGCCAGCTCCTCGAGCTTGAGCCGGTCGACGTGACGGCGCAGCTCGTCGATCTCGAGCGGCGCCGAGTCGATCTCCATCCGCAGGCGCGAGGCGGCCTCGTCGATGAGGTCGATGGCCTTGTCGGGCAGCTGGCGGCTGGGGATGTAGCGATGGGAGAGGGATGCCGCGGCGACGAGCGCCCCGTCGGAGATCGCGACCTTGTGGTGCGCCTCGTACCGCTCCTTCAGGCCCCGCAGGATCGCGACGGTGTCTTCGACCGACGGCTCTCCGACGTACACCTGCTGGAAGCGACGCTCCAGCGCGGCATCCTTCTCGATGAACTCGCGATACTCGTTGAGCGTCGTCGCACCGATGAGGCGCAGCTCGCCGCGGGCGAGCATGGGCTTGAGCATGTTCGAGGCGGCGACCGATCCCTCGCCGCCTCCGGCACCCATCAGCACGTGCAGCTCGTCGATGAAGGTGATGATCCGGCCCTCGGACTCGGTGATCTCCTTCAGCACGCTCTTCAGGCGCTCCTCGAACTGCCCGCGGTACATCGCCCCGGCGACGAGGGCGGAGATGTCGAGGGTGATGAGCTCTTTGTCCTTGAGCGATTCCGCGACGTCGCCGGCGACGATCCGCTGGGCGAGGCCCTCGACGACGGCGGTCTTGCCGACACCGGACTCTCCGATCAGCACCGGGTTGTTCTTGGTGCGCCGGGTGAGCACCTGGCTGACCCGGCGGATCTCGCTGTCGCGTCCGATCACGGGGTCGAGCTTGCCCTGGCGGGCACGGTCGGTGAGGTTGATCCCGAACTGCTCGAGGGCGCTCTGCTGCTCCTCTTGCCCGGGCATCTGCGTGGCTTGCATCGGTTCTCCTGAAAGTCTGGGTGCCCAGGTGGTGAAAACCTGAGTCGTTATGACTCAACTTTACCAGCGCGCCGGTCGCGCGGCAACGGTCTCCGCGGATGAGACCCCTCTCATCTGCGAAGATTCCCCTTCCCCGGCCGCCCCCGCGTCACTACGGTCGGGATGGTCGGCGTCGACGAGGTCGCCGACATCCGAAGGGAGAGCCATGCCGCTCACGAAGCGCAGGATCGCAGCGGTCACCGCCGCCACAGCCGTGATCGCCACCATGGGATTGGCCGCACCGGCCTTTGCCGTACCGGTTGCCGACACGCCCGAGAAGATCGTCAAGGCCGTCAAGATCAGCCAGGTGATGAATCACCTCCGGCAGTTCCAGAAGATCGCCGACGCCAACGACGGCAACCGCGCGTCGGGTCTGCCCGGTTACGACGCATCCGTCGACTACATCGTCAAGGAGCTCACCCGAGCGGGCTACGAGCCCGTCGTCCAGGAGTTCCCCTTCACCTACACCGAGGAGAACAGCGCGCTCAGCCGCCAGGATCCGGCCACGACGTGGGTCGACGGGCAGGACTTCCTCCGCAACGGCTTCGACCCCGCTGCGCCGGAAGGAACGGCCACCGGCGCTCTCGTGCCCGTCGATCTGGTGACACCCTTCCCGGCAGACGGCACGAGCACGAGCGGGTGCGAGGCCGACGACTTCACCGGCTTCCCCGCCGGTGGCGTGGCGCTCGTCCAGCGCGGCACGTGCGACTTCGTCGTGAAGGCACTCAACGCCCAGGCCGCCGGAGCCTCCGCGGTGATCGTGACGAACGACGGCCGTGCCGGGCTCGTCCAGATGAGCGGGGATGCCACGGGCCTGACCATCCCGGCCGTGTTCACGTCGTCTGCGGTCGGCGAGGATCTCGCCGCGACCCCCGGCGCGACCGTCACCGTGACGGTGGACTACTTCTCCGAGGAGCGCATCACCTCCAACGTCTTCGCCGAGACCAACACCGGCGACGACGGGAACGTCGTGATGGCGGGAGCGCACCTCGACAGCGTCCAGGCGGGCGCCGGCATCAACGACAACGGATCGGGCAGCGCTGCGTTGCTCGAGACGGCGATCCAGATGCAGCGCGTGGATCCCACGAACACCGTGCGCTTCGCCTGGTGGGGCGCGGAGGAGGAAGGCCTTCTCGGGGCCGACTACTACGTGTCGAACCTCACGCCGGAGCAGATCGACGACATCGCCCTCTACCTGAACTTCGACATGATCGGCTCGCCGAACCACGTCTACGGCGTGTACGACGGCGACAACTCCAGCGGCACCGCCCCGGAGGGCTTCATCCCCGCCGGTTCGGCGGAGATCGAGGACGTCTTCGAGCAGTTCTACGCCTCGCAGGGCGTGCCGTTCCAGGACACCGAGTTCTCCGGGCGCTCCGACTACGGGCCCTTCATCGCCGTCGGCATCCCGGCGGGCGGCCTGTTCACGGGCGCCGAGGGGATCAAGACCGAAGAGGAGGCGGCTCGCTTCGGGGGCCTCGCCGGCGTGGCGTACGACCCGTGCTACCACCAGCTGTGCGACAACCTCACCGGCGAGGGCCAGGACGAGGTGCTCTACAAAGACCTCGCCCGCTCGGTGAAGAATCGCCTGACGGGCAACGTCAACCGCACTGCGCTGGATGTGAACTCCGACGCGCTGGCATCCGCGATCGTCACGTTCGCGTTCGACACCTCGATCCTCACCGGCGGCGGCGACGGGTCTCAGGGGACCACGGGCGGTCCGTCGACGCCGGGAGGCGGATTCCTCCACGACCACGGCCACCACACCGAGGCGGCAGCGCGCTGACGCCTCAGCCCACGGGCTGAAGGACGGATGCCGCGGCGACGACGTGCGCCGCGGCATCCGTCTCTTTCGTGGTCGAGCTCTCTCCAATGCAGCAGAACCGATCACGGTAGGCGGTCGGGGTGATCCCCAGGGTGCGGGCGAAGTTCTGTCGCAGGACGGCGGCCGATCCGAAGCCGCTCTCCCAGGCGATGCGGTCCAGGCCGAGGTCGGTGGTCTCCAGCAGCCGCTGGGCGTGGATGAGGCGCTGCCGGGCGAGCCACGCCGCCGGGGTGGCGCCGTGGTCGGCCTTGAAGCGCCGCGCGAACGTACGCGGTGACATGTGGGCCTTCGCGGCGAGCTGCTCGACGGTGAGGTCACTGCGGAGGTTGTCGAGCATCCAGTCGGTCACGGGCGCGAGCGACTGCGACGTCGAGATCGGCAGCGGCTTGTCGATGAACTGGGCCTGACCGCCGTCGCGCTGCGGCGGAACGACCATGCGCCGGGCGATCTTGTTGGTCAGCTCCGCGCCGAGCTCCTGCCGGAGGAGGTGCAGGCACGCGTCGATACCGGCGGCTGTGCCGGCGCTGGTGATGATGCGGCCGTCCTGCACGTACAGCACGTCGGGGTCGACCTCGACGGCGGGGAACATCTCGGCCATCGTCGCTGCGTACATCCAATGCGTCGTCGCCCGTCGTCCATCGAGCACGCCGGCGGCGCCGAGCACGAACGAGCCGCTGCAGACGCTCAGGACCCACGCGCCGCGATCGACCGCGCGGCGTATGACCTCGATCACGCGCGGGTCGGGGTCACCCCAGTACTCGCGCGGCGTGGGCGAGACCACCACGAGATCGGCCTCGTCGGCGAAACCCAGGTCGGCGTCGACATTGATCGAGAAGCCGAGCTTCGACGGGACGGGGCCCGGTTCGGGCGTCACGACGCGGAAGTCGAAGTTCGGCACGCCGTCCGCCGAGCGATCCAGCCCGAAGGCCTCGCAGGCGACGCCGAACTCGAACGGGGCGAACCCGTCGGTGACGATGCAGGCAACGGTCTTCATTGCAGGTCCCTCCCGTACCACCCTCACGGTATGGCAGAAATCATTCGGATGGTGTCCATTCTGCCACTATTGGCAGGATCACACCAAGCGTAGCTTTTCTGCCATGACACTCCTGATCCTTCTCGCCGCCGCCTCGGTGTGGGGCATCGTCGCCTCCGCGATCGCCGTGCACCGCGACGGCTACCGCCGCGTGCCGACCGACGGCTCCCGACTGCCCTGACCCTAGACTCGGTACCTCGATGAGATGAGGTCGCCGTGTCCTACCCCACTCCCTCCGAGCCCACACCTGCGCCGAGCACCTCACCCGCGGCGTCTGCCGGCGCCTTCGCCCCACCGCCCGGCTACGCACCCGCCGGCGCGGCCCCGGCACCCGGCGGCACTCGCGGCGGCAGGAATCCGTGGGGGCTTGCCGCGATCATCTCCGCCGCCGTCCTGGTGCTGCTCCTCGTGCTGCAGTTGTTCGTGCAGGTGGGCATCCTGCTGTCGCAGACCTACGACCTGTTCGGCCCGATCACGGGCATCCTCGGAATCGTCGAGGGGCTTGTGGCCCTCGTCACCGTCGTCCTGGGTCTGGTCGGCCTCTTCCGGCGCGACCGATCGCCCGTGCTCGCGGCGATCGCCCTCGGCGCCGGCGGCTTCGCCCTGCTGAGCGCGGTGCTGTGGAACGTGCTCTACCCGCTCATCCTCAGCGCCGCCTGACCCGGTCGTACACCGCCACCATCGCCGCGGTCCGAGACGATTGCCGGAACGTCTCGGCGATCTCGGGCTGCGGGCGCGGCGCGCGCCCGGCGGCGATGTCGGAGACGGCATCGCGAAGGGTCAGCGCGAACGCGTTCGGCTCGGCGCCGACGCGCCACACCCCCTCGCCGAGCTCGTCGGCGATGTCGGGGTCTGCCACGATCGCCGGGGTGCCCAGCGACGCGGCTTCGAACACCGTCATCCCCTGCGTCTCGAAGCCGATCGAGCTCTGCACCACCGCGTCGGCGGCGGCGAGGCGACGGAGGGTCTCGGCGTAGGGCAGCCGCCCGGCGAAGGTCACACGTGCCGCCGGCCGGCGCCGCGACACGAGTCGTCGCGCCGCGCGGGCCTGACCGCCGCCGCCGATCACGGTCACGTCGGCGGCGACGCCGGAGTCGGCGAGCGCGTCGAGGAAGGGCAGCAGGCGTTTCTCCGGACTCATCCGACCGACCCACACCAGGCGGGGTCGCGGATGCGCCGGGCGAGGCGGGCCGGCGGCGCGCGCGGCATCCAGCATCTCGTCATCGATGCCGTTCCACACGACGTCGACGTGGCGCTCGGGTGCACCACCGGGACGGACGTGATGGGCCATGAGGCGATGGGCGAAGTGCGACGACGGAGCGGTCACCGCCGCGGCGCGTGCGGCGAACCGGCGGAGATAGGCCCACCCGTCCGTTCCGGGCTCCCTCGGCTCGCGCGGGAGAATCGCCCCGCTGGCCCACACGTTGAGCGCACGCAGCGCCAGGCGGGGGAACGGCGTCGTCGCCGCGATCCCGACGTCGACCCGGTTGTGCATGGTGTGCACGAGCGGCAGCGCGTGACGGGCGGCGAACCGGTGGCCGAGGATCGCACCCCAGAAGTCGCCCTGCACGTGCACGACGTCGACCGGCGGGCGTGCGGCCATCCCGGCATCGACGGCGTGGTCGGCGGCCCGTGTGGGAAGTGTCATGCCGTACTCGCGATCGAGGGTGACCGGCACCGACGGCAGGTCGAGGAAGGCGGGGTCGTCGACCCTGCGGGCATGCAGGCGCGGCTGCACGATGGTCACCGTGTGCCCGGCGCGCTCGAGGAATCGTCGCTGCAGCCTCATCGACACCTGCGCACCCCCGGAGGACTCGACGTGCTGGTCGCCGAACATCACGATGTGCACGCGGGGCGCCTCACTGGGGGATGGGCTCGCCGCGGTACAGGGCCTCGAAGGTGTCGAGGGTGCGGCCGATGTCGTGGACGACCACCCCGTCGAGCGAGGCCTGCTGCATGCGCTGCCGCTCCTCGGGGGTGGCGGTGAGGACGGCCGTGAGCCGGTCGGCCATCTCGGCGACGTTCCCCGGCTCGAACAGGTAGCCGTTCTCGCCGTCGTGCACGAGGTGAGGGAGCGCGACGGCGTTGGCCGCGACGATCGGCAGGCCCGAGGCCATCGCCTCCATCGTGGCGATCGATTGCAGCTCGGCGATCGAGGCGATCGCGAAGACGCTCGCCCGCGAGTAGATGGCCCGAAGATCCTCCTCCGACGCATGACCGTGGAAGGTGACGCGATCGGCCAGCCCCAGCTGGGCGGTGAGGTTCTCGAGGTTCTTGCGCTGATCGCCGCCGCCGACGATGTCGACCGAGACGTCGAGGGCCGGATCCAGCGTCGCGACCGCGTTCAACAGCACGTCGATGTGCTTCTCGCTCGTGAGGCGACCGACGAAGAGCACACGATTGCGGTCGCGCGGCGT encodes the following:
- a CDS encoding glycosyltransferase, whose amino-acid sequence is MHIVMFGDQHVESSGGAQVSMRLQRRFLERAGHTVTIVQPRLHARRVDDPAFLDLPSVPVTLDREYGMTLPTRAADHAVDAGMAARPPVDVVHVQGDFWGAILGHRFAARHALPLVHTMHNRVDVGIAATTPFPRLALRALNVWASGAILPREPREPGTDGWAYLRRFAARAAAVTAPSSHFAHRLMAHHVRPGGAPERHVDVVWNGIDDEMLDAARAAGPPRPAHPRPRLVWVGRMSPEKRLLPFLDALADSGVAADVTVIGGGGQARAARRLVSRRRPAARVTFAGRLPYAETLRRLAAADAVVQSSIGFETQGMTVFEAASLGTPAIVADPDIADELGEGVWRVGAEPNAFALTLRDAVSDIAAGRAPRPQPEIAETFRQSSRTAAMVAVYDRVRRR
- a CDS encoding M28 family peptidase, with the protein product MPLTKRRIAAVTAATAVIATMGLAAPAFAVPVADTPEKIVKAVKISQVMNHLRQFQKIADANDGNRASGLPGYDASVDYIVKELTRAGYEPVVQEFPFTYTEENSALSRQDPATTWVDGQDFLRNGFDPAAPEGTATGALVPVDLVTPFPADGTSTSGCEADDFTGFPAGGVALVQRGTCDFVVKALNAQAAGASAVIVTNDGRAGLVQMSGDATGLTIPAVFTSSAVGEDLAATPGATVTVTVDYFSEERITSNVFAETNTGDDGNVVMAGAHLDSVQAGAGINDNGSGSAALLETAIQMQRVDPTNTVRFAWWGAEEEGLLGADYYVSNLTPEQIDDIALYLNFDMIGSPNHVYGVYDGDNSSGTAPEGFIPAGSAEIEDVFEQFYASQGVPFQDTEFSGRSDYGPFIAVGIPAGGLFTGAEGIKTEEEAARFGGLAGVAYDPCYHQLCDNLTGEGQDEVLYKDLARSVKNRLTGNVNRTALDVNSDALASAIVTFAFDTSILTGGGDGSQGTTGGPSTPGGGFLHDHGHHTEAAAR
- a CDS encoding helix-turn-helix domain-containing protein yields the protein MKTVACIVTDGFAPFEFGVACEAFGLDRSADGVPNFDFRVVTPEPGPVPSKLGFSINVDADLGFADEADLVVVSPTPREYWGDPDPRVIEVIRRAVDRGAWVLSVCSGSFVLGAAGVLDGRRATTHWMYAATMAEMFPAVEVDPDVLYVQDGRIITSAGTAAGIDACLHLLRQELGAELTNKIARRMVVPPQRDGGQAQFIDKPLPISTSQSLAPVTDWMLDNLRSDLTVEQLAAKAHMSPRTFARRFKADHGATPAAWLARQRLIHAQRLLETTDLGLDRIAWESGFGSAAVLRQNFARTLGITPTAYRDRFCCIGESSTTKETDAAAHVVAAASVLQPVG
- a CDS encoding AAA family ATPase, encoding MQATQMPGQEEQQSALEQFGINLTDRARQGKLDPVIGRDSEIRRVSQVLTRRTKNNPVLIGESGVGKTAVVEGLAQRIVAGDVAESLKDKELITLDISALVAGAMYRGQFEERLKSVLKEITESEGRIITFIDELHVLMGAGGGEGSVAASNMLKPMLARGELRLIGATTLNEYREFIEKDAALERRFQQVYVGEPSVEDTVAILRGLKERYEAHHKVAISDGALVAAASLSHRYIPSRQLPDKAIDLIDEAASRLRMEIDSAPLEIDELRRHVDRLKLEELALKKEKDDASRERLAVLRDSLAGEQAKLDELQARWERERSSLNKVGDLKTRLDAARIEAERAQREGNLEKASRILYAEIPRLERDLVEAEREEPAGDRMVNDQVTEEDIAAVIAAWTGIPVGRLMQGETERLLHLEKELGKRIIGQREAVRAVSDAVRRSRAGISDPNRPTGSFLFLGPTGVGKTELAKALAEFLFDDEHAMVRIDMSEYGEKHSVSRLVGAPPGYIGYEQGGQLTEAVRRRPYSVVLLDEVEKAHPEVFDVLLQVMDDGRLTDGQGRTVDFKNVIVILTSNLGSPILIDPTLSTEVKREQVQALVRQAFKPEFINRLDDIVIFQALTEDDLAQIVELAVDLLQRRLKDRRLTLAVTPDARAWLAERGYDPVFGARPLRRLIQSEIQDRLAMAILSGGVRDGDLVRVDVAADGSALVLTSDGPAAGSGGGAAEEDEVIEAILED